Proteins encoded in a region of the Bacillus sp. T3 genome:
- a CDS encoding 3'-5' exoribonuclease YhaM family protein has protein sequence MPVSCLLELAPGNSFEGFCLVKEVKQEKTKKGDPYLNITIAKKHKLVACKLWNNGFGGRSVEELLAIFSNGAMLHITGDASEYNGQVQMTINGYRLAQKDEVDYRDFIEAAPEAVESMEEEIHFFINEIKIPILHQITSELFEENKKYFMQHVAAVKMHHNFKSGLAFHTLSLLRIAKNICDQYGEAVNRSKMYAALTLHDMGKIIEMTRDYTAPEYTLFGQFLGHIQIVNQMIDRKLVAIRNERSVTLEEVTVVYELMNIISSHHGPLSNGWGSTAEPITLEAHLCHMIDNIDAKINMISKAMTDMQEGEVQKVWGLGKIYKPKEVDY, from the coding sequence ATGCCTGTTTCTTGTTTATTAGAATTAGCACCAGGAAATTCCTTTGAGGGTTTTTGTCTTGTAAAAGAGGTAAAGCAGGAAAAAACGAAAAAAGGTGATCCTTACCTCAACATCACGATCGCAAAAAAGCACAAATTAGTAGCCTGCAAGCTGTGGAATAATGGGTTTGGAGGTCGATCCGTTGAAGAGCTGTTAGCTATTTTCTCAAATGGAGCGATGTTGCACATCACGGGAGATGCATCTGAGTATAATGGGCAAGTGCAAATGACGATTAACGGATACCGTTTAGCACAAAAGGACGAAGTTGATTATCGGGATTTCATTGAAGCTGCCCCTGAAGCGGTTGAAAGCATGGAGGAGGAAATTCATTTCTTCATTAATGAAATCAAAATCCCGATCCTGCATCAAATCACGTCAGAGTTATTTGAGGAAAATAAAAAGTACTTCATGCAGCATGTAGCAGCCGTTAAAATGCACCATAATTTCAAAAGTGGACTCGCCTTTCATACATTATCTCTACTTAGAATCGCAAAGAATATTTGTGATCAATACGGTGAGGCTGTAAATCGCAGTAAAATGTATGCAGCCTTAACCCTGCATGATATGGGAAAAATCATCGAGATGACTCGTGATTATACAGCTCCTGAGTATACCCTGTTTGGACAATTTTTAGGGCATATTCAAATTGTGAACCAAATGATTGACCGAAAACTCGTCGCGATTCGTAATGAACGCTCCGTTACCTTAGAAGAAGTGACGGTTGTTTATGAGTTAATGAATATTATCTCCAGTCATCACGGTCCGCTAAGCAATGGCTGGGGCAGCACAGCCGAACCAATTACACTTGAAGCACACCTTTGCCATATGATTGATAACATTGATGCGAAAATTAATATGATTTCAAAAGCGATGACCGATATGCAAGAAGGTGAGGTTCAAAAGGTTTGGGGTCTTGGAAAGATCTATAAGCCAAAGGAAGTAGATTACTAG
- a CDS encoding NADPH-dependent FMN reductase: MNIFAIVGSLRKESYNMQLAKTLQERYKNKLNIEIADIRSLPHFDQDEENYPPQAVKDFKQAIADADGVIIVTPEFNWSVPGVLKNAIDWASRVDKVFIGKPVMTIGATPGMLGTVRAQMHLREILASPGVQARILPPGGNEVLINFVNQKVDEQTGQLVDEATLGFLDEKIGKFIEFVG, translated from the coding sequence ATGAACATATTTGCAATCGTTGGAAGTTTAAGAAAAGAGTCTTATAATATGCAACTCGCAAAAACATTACAGGAACGGTACAAGAACAAATTAAATATTGAAATCGCCGATATCCGTTCACTTCCACATTTTGACCAAGATGAAGAAAATTATCCACCCCAAGCCGTTAAAGATTTTAAACAGGCCATTGCAGATGCAGATGGAGTGATAATTGTTACTCCAGAATTCAATTGGTCTGTTCCAGGAGTTCTGAAAAACGCAATTGATTGGGCTTCTCGGGTAGATAAGGTGTTTATTGGAAAGCCGGTCATGACTATTGGCGCTACTCCTGGAATGCTTGGCACTGTAAGGGCGCAAATGCATTTACGCGAAATTCTGGCATCCCCTGGTGTTCAAGCTAGAATTCTTCCACCTGGTGGAAACGAAGTATTGATTAATTTTGTTAATCAGAAGGTTGATGAACAAACAGGTCAACTTGTAGATGAAGCAACTCTTGGATTCTTAGATGAAAAAATTGGGAAATTTATTGAATTTGTTGGGTGA
- a CDS encoding LysR family transcriptional regulator, which produces METRQIQYFLEVAKREHVTEAADSLHVAQSSVSRQILNLENELGVELFIREGRSVKLTPLGRIFFERMKQVWNLMEDAKREVEESLNPEKGTVRIAFPISLAAYTVPSIIYAFRTRYPEAKFQMSNALYHDLIEGVITGEFNLAMIAPMPNLEKEKKITGATLFTENIVALIPIHHPLADRESVRLRDLRDDPFCVLPEGFVFRDQVVEACLHANFSPQIALEGKDIDALKGLVSAGLGVALMPEMTLVDNTPRSTVILPLTDANLTRNVGVIYPTQRKLLPTEALFYDFLLETYERLNEFKK; this is translated from the coding sequence ATGGAAACAAGACAAATCCAATATTTCTTAGAAGTGGCAAAAAGAGAGCATGTAACAGAGGCAGCAGATTCCTTACACGTAGCTCAATCTTCCGTTAGCAGACAAATATTAAATTTAGAAAACGAATTAGGTGTGGAACTGTTTATCCGAGAGGGAAGAAGCGTAAAGTTAACCCCGTTAGGCAGAATTTTCTTTGAGCGGATGAAGCAAGTGTGGAACTTGATGGAGGATGCAAAGAGAGAAGTTGAAGAATCGTTAAATCCTGAAAAAGGGACCGTTCGGATTGCATTCCCGATTAGTTTAGCAGCTTACACCGTACCTTCTATTATATATGCATTTCGAACTCGGTACCCTGAAGCCAAATTTCAAATGAGTAACGCACTTTATCATGATTTGATTGAAGGTGTTATAACTGGGGAATTCAATTTGGCTATGATTGCACCTATGCCCAATCTGGAAAAAGAGAAAAAAATAACAGGAGCCACTCTTTTCACTGAAAACATTGTGGCACTCATCCCTATTCATCACCCATTGGCAGATCGGGAATCGGTTAGGCTACGGGACTTAAGGGATGACCCATTCTGTGTTCTGCCTGAAGGGTTTGTTTTCCGCGATCAAGTGGTTGAAGCATGTCTTCATGCTAACTTTTCACCACAAATTGCATTAGAAGGAAAAGATATTGATGCTCTAAAAGGCTTGGTCTCTGCAGGTTTAGGTGTAGCATTAATGCCAGAAATGACCTTGGTAGATAACACGCCTCGATCTACCGTCATCCTACCATTAACTGATGCGAATCTTACACGGAATGTCGGTGTCATCTACCCTACCCAACGAAAACTGCTCCCAACCGAAGCATTGTTTTATGATTTCCTGCTTGAGACGTATGAACGATTGAATGAATTTAAAAAATAA
- a CDS encoding YibE/F family protein, whose product MNVLVLLAAILFVLMMLIGGNKGVRSFLALFFNFGVLFLSIIIMTNPAANPIIITLIACIVISCINLFFINEVNTKTIIAFISTIITSVILIFFIVIVAKGAMIQGFGEEEVEELSIFSLHIGIDFMKIGASVIIISTIGAIIDVAISIASPMREIFSHNPLISRKDLFLSGLSIGNDILGTCANTLFFAFFGSYLALLIWFKDLSYSVGEIMNSKIFSAEIINILFAGIGVALNIPITALLTAYYLVKTRKNNESV is encoded by the coding sequence ATGAATGTATTAGTGCTATTGGCAGCTATTCTATTTGTTTTGATGATGTTAATTGGTGGTAATAAAGGTGTCCGATCTTTTCTTGCCTTATTTTTTAACTTTGGCGTCCTCTTTCTTTCCATTATCATTATGACCAATCCAGCGGCTAATCCCATTATCATCACATTGATTGCATGTATCGTGATTAGTTGTATCAATCTATTTTTTATCAATGAAGTGAACACAAAAACAATAATTGCCTTCATTTCAACGATTATAACTTCAGTAATTTTAATTTTCTTCATAGTCATTGTGGCGAAAGGTGCGATGATTCAAGGATTTGGAGAAGAAGAAGTAGAGGAACTTAGTATTTTTTCACTTCATATTGGTATTGATTTTATGAAAATTGGGGCTTCCGTGATTATAATTAGTACAATTGGCGCCATTATTGATGTAGCGATCTCGATTGCCTCACCCATGCGCGAAATATTCAGCCATAATCCGTTAATAAGTCGAAAGGACTTATTCCTTTCTGGATTAAGTATTGGGAATGATATTTTGGGTACATGTGCAAATACGTTGTTTTTCGCCTTTTTTGGAAGCTATTTGGCATTGCTTATTTGGTTTAAAGATTTATCTTACTCCGTTGGTGAGATTATGAATTCGAAAATTTTCAGTGCAGAAATCATCAATATCCTATTTGCCGGTATCGGCGTAGCCTTAAATATCCCCATTACCGCACTGTTGACGGCCTATTATTTAGTTAAAACAAGGAAAAATAACGAATCAGTTTAG
- a CDS encoding (2Fe-2S) ferredoxin domain-containing protein — protein MATWDLSTTKHHLFICNGSSCKKAGAEDLTQSIRNEISTSGLDQVIHTTRTLCNGRCHDKCVVISYPDGNWYKDMVPEDVPQFIDLLVSGSGMEAKKSHAFNGTGFQASDTTVIGKMKDVEIVKKVSKVY, from the coding sequence ATGGCGACTTGGGATTTATCTACAACTAAGCATCATCTATTTATTTGTAACGGAAGCAGCTGCAAAAAGGCAGGTGCAGAAGATTTGACCCAATCGATTAGAAATGAGATTTCGACAAGCGGGTTAGATCAAGTCATTCATACAACTAGAACACTCTGTAATGGGCGTTGCCATGATAAATGCGTAGTTATTTCATACCCTGATGGAAATTGGTATAAGGATATGGTTCCTGAAGATGTGCCGCAGTTTATCGACTTACTTGTCTCAGGATCTGGAATGGAAGCAAAAAAAAGCCATGCTTTTAATGGCACAGGATTTCAAGCATCGGATACAACCGTTATTGGAAAAATGAAAGATGTAGAAATTGTTAAGAAGGTATCAAAAGTATATTAA
- the gnd gene encoding phosphogluconate dehydrogenase (NAD(+)-dependent, decarboxylating), with protein sequence MKIGLIGLGKMGLNLGKNLIDHHYDVAAFDVNVEAVEEMNQYGGEGADSLQGLVKSLEKPRILWIMVPHSVVDSVISDVTPFLNEGDIVIEAGNSHYKDSVRRYQQLQKIGVSFMDVGTSGGTEGARNGACYMIGGDPEAWTRVEPIFRDTAVENGYIYAGKAGSGHFLKMIHNGIEYGMMASIGEGFEVLEKSEFDFDYEKVARVWNHGSVIRSWLMELTEQAFSKDSKLAGIKGVMHSSGEGKWTVETALDLQAATPVIAMSLISRYRSLDHDTFTGKVVAALRNEFGGHAVERSLEGIK encoded by the coding sequence ATGAAAATTGGTTTAATTGGTTTAGGTAAAATGGGGCTGAATTTAGGAAAAAACTTAATCGATCATCACTACGATGTTGCGGCGTTTGATGTGAATGTAGAAGCAGTAGAAGAAATGAATCAATATGGTGGTGAGGGAGCCGATAGTTTACAAGGGCTTGTTAAATCATTAGAAAAACCTCGAATCCTTTGGATTATGGTACCCCATTCAGTTGTTGATTCGGTTATAAGCGATGTCACGCCTTTTCTTAATGAAGGAGATATTGTGATCGAGGCGGGAAATTCGCATTATAAGGATTCGGTTCGCCGTTATCAACAACTACAGAAAATTGGCGTAAGTTTTATGGATGTCGGAACGTCTGGGGGGACTGAAGGTGCTCGGAATGGAGCCTGCTATATGATTGGCGGCGATCCTGAAGCATGGACTAGGGTTGAACCGATTTTCAGAGATACAGCGGTGGAAAATGGGTACATCTATGCTGGCAAAGCAGGCAGTGGTCATTTTTTAAAAATGATTCATAACGGAATCGAATACGGAATGATGGCCTCAATCGGAGAAGGCTTCGAAGTATTAGAGAAAAGTGAATTTGATTTTGATTATGAAAAAGTAGCGAGAGTCTGGAATCATGGGTCCGTTATCCGCTCGTGGTTAATGGAGCTAACAGAGCAGGCTTTTTCGAAGGATTCAAAACTAGCTGGAATCAAAGGTGTCATGCATTCTTCTGGAGAAGGAAAGTGGACAGTCGAAACAGCACTAGACCTTCAAGCTGCGACCCCTGTCATCGCCATGTCTTTAATAAGTCGTTATCGCTCATTAGACCATGATACGTTTACAGGAAAAGTAGTCGCTGCATTGCGCAACGAATTCGGCGGCCATGCTGTGGAAAGAAGTTTAGAAGGTATTAAGTAA
- a CDS encoding YibE/F family protein, translating into MNAIVNQFSNISNKRKVGYIILILSFVLSVLFVQHNYSFYQQPIAKVIKTDIVNKTEQTDAYDNKDLLYTQAIIAELKNGDEKGSRIYLTNEYSASGAYDHEYHIGNELFVSVDSNNNKNNQITGSIINVKRDKYVVIVTWAFIFTLLLVGKKQGLFSIISLVVNAVLLSYALDAYIDSSDISLLLICSISAILFTCISLLLVNGFNEKTYAAIVATLLGTFLSLFIAYLALWFTDEQGLRYEEMQFITRPYKIVFLTGLLLGSLGAVMDIAITMSSSIFGLYEKNINIPVKALKASGIDIGKDIMGPMTNILFFVYISGSIPMLILYLKNASPLGFTLSMNLSLEFARALAGGIGIVLTIPIGLYTSIFFVNRKRAKS; encoded by the coding sequence TTGAATGCGATCGTAAACCAATTTAGTAATATTTCTAATAAAAGGAAAGTTGGATACATTATCCTTATCCTAAGCTTTGTCCTGTCAGTTCTTTTTGTTCAACACAATTATTCCTTCTACCAACAACCAATAGCAAAAGTAATCAAAACAGACATAGTAAATAAAACTGAACAGACGGATGCGTATGACAATAAAGACCTACTATACACACAGGCTATAATTGCAGAATTAAAAAATGGAGACGAAAAAGGGAGTCGAATCTACTTAACGAATGAATATTCAGCTTCCGGAGCATATGACCATGAATATCATATTGGAAATGAATTATTTGTTTCGGTCGACTCCAATAATAATAAAAATAATCAAATAACCGGATCGATTATCAATGTTAAACGCGACAAATACGTTGTAATTGTAACATGGGCTTTTATTTTCACCTTACTCCTTGTTGGGAAAAAGCAAGGCTTATTTTCGATTATAAGTTTAGTAGTCAACGCAGTACTTTTGTCCTATGCATTGGATGCTTACATTGATTCATCCGACATTAGTTTGTTGTTGATATGTAGTATTAGCGCTATTTTATTTACTTGTATTTCTTTGTTACTTGTTAATGGTTTTAATGAAAAAACCTATGCAGCAATCGTTGCGACCTTATTAGGGACTTTTCTGTCACTGTTTATTGCATATCTTGCACTATGGTTTACTGACGAACAGGGTTTGCGTTATGAAGAAATGCAATTTATCACGCGCCCTTATAAAATCGTATTTTTGACAGGTTTATTGCTCGGTTCATTAGGTGCCGTAATGGATATAGCCATAACAATGTCTTCCTCTATCTTCGGGTTGTATGAAAAAAATATCAACATTCCAGTTAAAGCTCTTAAAGCTTCAGGAATTGACATTGGTAAAGATATTATGGGTCCAATGACAAATATATTGTTTTTTGTTTATATTAGTGGTTCGATACCTATGCTTATTTTGTATTTAAAAAACGCCTCACCATTAGGGTTCACCCTTTCCATGAACCTTTCACTTGAATTCGCTCGAGCACTTGCAGGTGGCATTGGTATTGTATTAACCATCCCAATTGGTCTTTACACCTCCATTTTCTTTGTTAATCGAAAGAGGGCAAAATCATGA
- the gdhA gene encoding NADP-specific glutamate dehydrogenase, with amino-acid sequence MKVLEKVEESQTQIVKNYVNRLFESVQMRNPNEWEFQQAVKEVLESLVPVLVKNPNYIKLGVLERMIEPERLITFRVPWVDDNGNVKVNRGFRVQFSSAIGPYKGGLRFHPSVNASIIKFLGFEQIFKNSLTGQPIGGGKGGSDFDPKGKSDLEIMRFCQSFMTELSRHIGPDIDVPAGDIGVGAREIGFMFGQYKKLKGAYEAGVLTGKGIGYGGSLGRKEATGYGLIYFVDEMLKSQGLSFSGNTVVVSGSGNVSIYAMEKAMQFGAKVVACSDSSGYVYDCNGINLDTVKKLKEVGNERICEYIKEHPHAIYQEGCTGIWSIPCDIALPCATQNELNKEAAEILISNGVIAVGEGANMPSTQEAVETFIKKHVLFAPAKAANAGGVAVSALEMAQNSARLAWTLEEVDSRLQNIMKDIYRKSMQASDDYEVPGNLVIGANIAGFLKVADAMVEQGII; translated from the coding sequence ATGAAAGTGCTGGAAAAAGTAGAAGAGAGTCAAACACAAATCGTCAAAAATTACGTCAATCGTTTATTTGAGAGTGTTCAAATGCGTAACCCAAATGAATGGGAATTCCAGCAGGCGGTTAAAGAAGTACTTGAATCTTTAGTACCTGTTCTTGTGAAAAATCCGAACTATATTAAACTCGGAGTCCTTGAAAGAATGATTGAACCAGAGCGTTTGATTACATTTAGAGTTCCGTGGGTAGATGATAACGGAAACGTAAAAGTGAATCGGGGCTTTCGTGTTCAATTTAGTAGTGCGATTGGACCGTATAAGGGTGGACTAAGATTTCATCCATCGGTAAATGCAAGCATTATAAAATTTCTTGGGTTTGAACAAATCTTTAAAAACTCATTAACAGGGCAGCCAATTGGCGGAGGAAAAGGCGGTTCTGATTTTGATCCAAAAGGTAAATCTGATTTAGAAATTATGCGCTTTTGTCAAAGCTTTATGACTGAGCTTAGCAGACATATCGGACCAGATATTGACGTTCCTGCTGGTGATATCGGAGTTGGAGCAAGAGAAATCGGTTTTATGTTCGGGCAGTATAAAAAATTAAAAGGCGCCTATGAAGCAGGTGTCCTGACTGGAAAAGGCATTGGGTATGGAGGTAGCTTAGGTAGGAAAGAAGCAACTGGGTATGGGTTAATATACTTTGTCGATGAAATGTTAAAAAGTCAGGGATTAAGCTTTAGTGGAAATACTGTTGTAGTATCAGGTTCAGGTAATGTTTCGATTTATGCGATGGAAAAAGCGATGCAGTTTGGTGCAAAAGTGGTCGCTTGTAGTGATTCAAGTGGCTATGTTTATGATTGTAATGGAATAAACCTAGATACAGTAAAAAAATTAAAAGAAGTAGGTAATGAAAGAATTTGCGAATATATTAAAGAACATCCGCATGCGATTTATCAAGAAGGATGTACAGGCATCTGGTCCATTCCGTGCGATATAGCTTTACCTTGTGCAACGCAAAATGAGTTAAATAAGGAAGCAGCAGAAATTCTAATTTCCAATGGTGTAATTGCAGTGGGTGAAGGGGCAAATATGCCTTCTACCCAAGAAGCAGTCGAAACATTTATCAAAAAGCATGTTTTGTTTGCTCCTGCCAAAGCAGCTAATGCAGGTGGGGTTGCAGTTTCTGCATTAGAAATGGCACAAAATAGCGCCAGACTTGCGTGGACACTAGAAGAGGTAGATTCGAGATTACAAAATATTATGAAGGATATTTATCGAAAGAGCATGCAAGCATCAGACGATTATGAGGTGCCAGGAAATCTTGTGATTGGTGCGAATATTGCTGGATTTTTAAAAGTAGCGGATGCTATGGTCGAACAAGGTATAATTTAA
- a CDS encoding NADPH-dependent oxidoreductase encodes MNEIINLITNHRSVREFDPGKDVSKAQVEAMIKAAMAAPNWANGQQVSIIEVREPVKKAKLAKAAGNQRWIEEAPVFLVFCLDFYRAKLAAEKHDTQLQLVEDIEALLIGSTDVGIALGSAVIAAESMGLGIVPIGGVRRNPQAFVDLLNLPEYVFPVSGLVVGVPRAIPEQKPRLPLKATHLKEQYNVEVQKESMDEYDATMSAYMSERTNGQDSSDWSSKIARFYDIGFDEYQKNSSPTIKKQGFHY; translated from the coding sequence ATGAATGAAATAATTAATCTAATAACAAACCATCGTTCAGTTCGGGAATTCGATCCTGGAAAAGATGTCAGCAAAGCACAGGTTGAAGCGATGATTAAGGCGGCGATGGCGGCGCCAAATTGGGCTAATGGTCAGCAAGTTAGCATTATCGAAGTGAGGGAGCCTGTAAAGAAAGCAAAATTGGCAAAGGCTGCGGGCAACCAAAGATGGATTGAAGAGGCGCCGGTTTTCCTTGTGTTTTGTCTAGATTTTTACCGCGCGAAGCTGGCTGCTGAAAAGCATGATACTCAGCTTCAGCTTGTCGAAGATATAGAAGCTTTATTGATCGGCTCAACTGATGTTGGTATCGCTCTTGGTAGCGCGGTTATAGCAGCGGAGTCCATGGGGCTTGGAATTGTTCCAATTGGTGGAGTCAGAAGAAATCCGCAAGCCTTTGTGGATTTGTTGAATTTGCCAGAATATGTTTTTCCGGTTTCGGGACTGGTTGTCGGAGTACCTAGAGCCATTCCAGAGCAAAAACCAAGACTGCCACTTAAGGCAACTCATCTTAAAGAGCAGTATAATGTCGAAGTTCAAAAGGAAAGCATGGACGAATATGATGCGACGATGTCAGCCTATATGTCAGAACGGACAAACGGCCAAGATTCCAGCGATTGGTCAAGTAAAATCGCCCGTTTTTATGATATCGGCTTTGACGAATATCAAAAGAACTCAAGTCCGACAATAAAAAAACAAGGATTCCATTATTGA
- a CDS encoding DUF3231 family protein translates to MEVNNLKLTSSEIGTLWGEFMNGTMTDAVNRYMVTIIEDKQIKAIFEEAIQIFDNHKKQIISFIEKEGFPVPIGFNESDLFQGKPRLFTDIFCLNYLHIMTLHGLLGHSTAFSVSVRKDLRDFYDSCDNDAKKMYNQTIDLLLEKGSFQRDPLFYPSEHPEYISSKDFSDGFFGKGRKLAATEIITISFNIKKSIMAKTLSIAFSQVAYSKEVREFLTDSEKTSDQQIKTFAKIMQNDNLPVPKSWETEVTTSTDSPFSDKLMVYHIGFLVQAAQNYHGAGLASSMRTDLVAAYEGTILKNLMLTKKWFSLMVENKWLEQPPLAPNRTEMAKEM, encoded by the coding sequence GTGGAAGTGAATAATTTAAAACTAACTTCCTCCGAAATAGGCACATTATGGGGAGAGTTTATGAACGGGACAATGACGGATGCGGTAAATAGGTACATGGTTACAATTATTGAAGACAAGCAAATTAAAGCCATTTTTGAGGAAGCTATTCAAATATTCGATAATCATAAGAAACAAATCATATCCTTTATAGAGAAAGAGGGATTTCCAGTACCAATTGGATTTAATGAATCGGACCTGTTTCAAGGTAAACCAAGATTGTTTACGGATATCTTTTGTCTGAATTATTTACATATTATGACACTGCATGGGTTGCTTGGCCACAGTACAGCATTTTCTGTATCTGTCAGAAAAGATCTAAGGGATTTTTATGATTCATGTGATAACGATGCGAAAAAGATGTATAATCAAACAATTGATCTACTGCTCGAGAAAGGAAGTTTTCAAAGAGACCCTTTATTCTATCCATCTGAACACCCTGAATATATTTCAAGTAAAGACTTCTCAGATGGATTTTTTGGAAAGGGGAGAAAATTAGCTGCAACAGAAATCATTACGATCTCTTTCAATATTAAAAAAAGCATTATGGCCAAAACGCTTTCAATTGCTTTCAGTCAAGTAGCATACTCAAAAGAAGTAAGGGAATTCTTAACGGATTCCGAAAAAACGTCAGATCAACAAATAAAAACCTTTGCAAAAATTATGCAAAATGATAACTTGCCTGTTCCGAAATCTTGGGAAACAGAAGTGACAACTTCAACGGATTCTCCCTTTTCGGATAAATTAATGGTGTATCATATCGGTTTCTTGGTCCAAGCTGCTCAAAACTATCATGGGGCAGGACTAGCATCTTCAATGAGAACCGATCTTGTAGCAGCTTATGAGGGAACGATTCTGAAAAACCTTATGTTAACAAAGAAATGGTTTAGTCTAATGGTCGAAAATAAATGGCTAGAACAGCCGCCGCTTGCTCCTAATAGAACTGAAATGGCAAAGGAAATGTAG
- a CDS encoding MarR family transcriptional regulator, whose translation MDAEHFLKLENQLCFAIYACSREITRLYRPILEQLGLTYPQFLVLTVLWEHKRLTVKEISELLYLDSGTLTPMLKRMEAMELVIRERAKDDERKVFIELTDKGNNLRDAAIELPEKCIPHFGLNKNEYLDLLTNIHNMIENLQKTTRTT comes from the coding sequence GTGGATGCTGAGCATTTTTTAAAGCTTGAAAATCAATTATGTTTCGCCATTTATGCATGTTCCCGAGAAATAACACGCCTGTACCGCCCTATTCTAGAGCAGCTCGGCCTTACGTATCCTCAGTTTTTAGTGTTGACGGTTTTATGGGAACATAAGCGCTTAACAGTTAAAGAAATAAGCGAGCTCTTGTATTTAGACAGTGGAACCCTAACTCCGATGCTCAAACGCATGGAAGCAATGGAACTTGTGATTCGGGAGCGTGCCAAGGACGATGAGCGCAAAGTGTTTATCGAACTTACAGATAAAGGCAACAATCTAAGAGATGCTGCGATCGAATTACCTGAAAAATGCATCCCCCATTTTGGACTTAATAAAAATGAGTACCTTGATTTACTCACAAACATCCATAACATGATTGAAAATCTGCAAAAAACAACAAGAACAACTTAA